The nucleotide sequence AGTGGTGATCAATGAAGCGCTGAATAAGCAGTTATTCTCGGGCGAAGACAGTATAGGGAAAACGCTTTATTTGGATAGCAAACCCTATCAAATTGTCGGTGTCACTAAGATCTGGAATCCAAGCCCTATCTACTATGATTTGACCACCGGAGGATTTAAGGATTCTACGCAACTTTTTGTGCCCTTTTCGCTAGCGCCTTTAGAGGAGTATCAGAGCTGGGGTAATAATCAAAGCTGGAAAAGAGAGTCGATGAATAACTACAGCCAACGCTTAAGTTCAGAGATGCATTGGGTACAGTTTTGGGCTGAAGTTAAAGATGATAAACAGCGTGATGAATATGCTCAATGGTTACAACGCTATGTGGAGCAACAACAGCTTTTAGGGCGCTTTGAGAGCCCCGAAGCCGCAGCGCAGCTTTCAAATGTAGAGCAGTGGCTGGCGCTCAATGAAGTGGTGCCTGAAGACAATAAGATCTTGGTTGGTCTCAGTGTGCTTTTTCTTGTCGTTTGTTTGGTTAACATGTTAGGACTGCTACTGGCTAAGTTCCTTAAGCGCGCACCTGAAGTGGGCGTACGCCGCGCAATTGGTGCCAGCCGTTCTCAGATATTTTCGCAACATATGGTTGAGGTAGGCTTGATTGGTTTCGGTGGTGGTTTACTGGGACTGTTATGGGCTTGGGGATCACTGTCTATGTTGTCTGCTCACTTTGATTTGGAAGACTCACTAACCCAACTGGATCTGATGATGTGGGTATTAGCACCGAGTATCGCTATTTTAGCGGCGTTAATTGCAGGGGTGTATCCAGCGTGGCGGATATGTTCTACCAATCCTAGCGTTCATCTGAAGAGTCAGTAGAAGGAGTTCATTATGTTACAGATTAAACCTATTTTGAGTACGTTAATGCGTAATAAGAGTGGTCCGATCCTGCTGCTTATTCAGATCATTCTCTCGGTCGCGATAGTGGCCAATGCCAGTTTCATCATCAGTGAACGTATCGCCTTGATGGACCGAGATTCTGGCACAGCCGAAGAGCAGGTATTTGATTTTCGTCTTTACAGCTTCGATACCAATATCGATCTAGAGTCTCAAATTCAGCGCGATATCCGAGCCGTTCGCGACCTGCCAGGTGTTATTGATGCTTCAACAACCAGTATGGTGCCCTTGAGTGGCGGTGGTTGGTCATCGGGTTATACGGTAGGCAGCAGCAAGGAAACCGCCAAAGATACTGAGAATGCTGCCATCTACTATGGCGACGAACATATGCTCAATAGCCTAGGAGTGGAGCTGATAGAGGGGCGCAACTTTTATGAAGAGGAGATCCTGACTGGCAGTCCAGACTTGGCGACCCATGGCATCGTATCAAAAGCGTTTGCTAAAGCGAGTTGGGGCGATGAGCCTGCGATTGGACAGATCATGTATGCCGGGGATTTTGGTGACATGCCAATCAAGATCATCGGTGTGGTTGATAAGCTACAAGGTGCGTGGGTTAACAGTTCATATCTCGATAACAGTGTCATCTTAAACATAAGACTGGTTAATGTGTTTACTAAGGTATTGGTGCGCGCTGAGGTCGGTACCTTAGCTCAACTAAAGGAGGCTATTCCAGCGGCGCTGCATAAAGATAACCGTAATCGAGTTATTGAAGGTTTTACGCTGATCAGTGAACATAGGAAGCGTGTTTATCGTAACCACGAATTGATGGCAACGGTACTGTCGATGATGGTGGTTTTACTCTTACTTATCACTTCATTAGGTTTGGCTGGTATGGTGATGTTCAATATCGAACGTCGGACTAAACAAATAGGTACTCGCCGTGCATTGGGCGCTAAAAAACGTGACATTATCAGCTTCTTCTTAGTTGAGAACTATATCATTTGTCTGGCGGGCGGTGTGATTGGTGGTCTAGTGGCAATCCAATTAGGTCAACAGTTGATGACGGTTTATAGCCTACCTAAACTTGAGCTTATCTATCCGATAGCGACGATTATTGGCTTGTTATTACTCACAACTGTTGCCGTGATCTTACCTGCCCGTAAAGCGGCAAAGATCTCTCCGGCTATCGCAACAAGAAGTGTTTAATCATAAGGAACAGACCTAAATGTAACATGTTGGGTTATAAGCCTAAGCGGATTAATCTTTAATTCTCTTAGGTTTTCAGTTAGTTTTAACACTATTTCCGCACACTTTTTACAGTATAAGAATAATAAATAAGTATGGATACAATCCTCATTGTCGACGATAACCAAGCTGTGTGTAACGCATTGGCGCTGATGTTAGAGCTTAACGGCTTTAATACGCTCACGTGTCTATCCCCTGAAGTTGCGTTGGAGCTAATCTCACTACATGAGGTATCTCTGGTGGTGCAGGATATGAATTTTACTCAAGACACGACATCGGGCGAGGAGGGCAAGACCCTGTTTTATGCACTCAGAGAGATTCAACCTCTGTTGCCGATTGTACTGTTAACCGCGTGGACCCAGCTTGAGATAGCCGTTGAGTTAGTCAAAGAGGGCGCGGCAGATTACATGGGTAAGCCATGGGATGATACTAAGTTAATCACCAGCATTAACAATTTGATCTCCATCTACACGTTATCGAAAGCCAATACCCAACTAGCAAGAGTGGATAATGATCGCATGTCGGTCATCAAAGGGGCGGATTTGTGTGGCATCGTCTTTGGTAGTGGTGCTATGCAGCGCTGTGTGGACTTGGCTTTGCAGATCGCCCGTTCCGATGTGTCCGTGTTGATAACCGGCCCCAACGGCGCCGGCAAAGATAAACTGGCGGACATTATCCATGCTAACTCCTCACTCAAGAATAAACCTTTTATTAAGGTGAATGTGGGCGCATTGCCTATGGATTTGTTGGAAGCTGAGCTGTTTGGCGCCGAAGCGGGGGCGTTTACCGGGGCAAATAAAACCCGTATAGGTCGATTTGAGGCGGCCGATGGCGGCTCCCTGTTTTTGGATGAGATAGGTAATCTCCCTTTGTCTGGCCAAGTAAAGCTGTTGCGTGTACTGCAAACCGGTGAGTTTGAACGACTGGGCAGCCACCAAACCCGCAAGGTCAATGTTCGGGTATTAAGTGCCACCAATGCCGACCTTGCCGAAGCTATCCGGGAGGGGCGTTTTAGGGAAGATCTCTTCTATCGCCTTAATGTTATCGAGCTTGAGCTGGTACCGCTTAATCAAAGACAAGATGATATCTTTCCTTTGATAGATCTCTTTATCGGCAAAGACTTTACCCTTAACAAGCAAGCTCAGCAGGCTTTGATGGCTCATGGTTGGCCGGGTAATGTCAGGGAGTTAGAAAATGCCTGTAAACGTGCGGTTATCTTAGCCACAACAAGTGTATTAACCCCTGCAGATTTTGGGTTGAGTTTAGCCATCTCTGTTGATTTACCTCAAGTTGCTGGTGGTAGAACCCGCAGTGTGGATGAACAAGTCGCTTGCGCTCAACCCTATGTTGATCAGCCTAAACCTGTTGATGCAAGCCATACCGATAGACAACACCTTGCATCAAACAGGGTTGAGTTAGATAAAGGGAATATAGAAGCGGCGATAGCAGAACATGGTGGTGTGATTGCCAGAGTGGCCAAGTCTTTAGGCTTAAGTCGGCAAGCCCTGTATCGCCGTATGGAAAAATTTGGTATCGATAAATGATGACGCCGTTTATGAGGTTCTTTATTACTTTAGCATCCCACTTTTCCCTACGCGCTAAGCTGATCATGGGCGCCGTTTTAGCCTCTCAAATTGGCACCGGATTGTCTCTGTTATTCGTGATGGAGCTTATTCAGCCACAAACCTTTATTGCCACATCGACGTTTGTTTTTGTCATAATTTTTATGCTTGCAGCTCTCTGTGCTGCCGTTATCACACACTTTATCACCCGCACTCTTGCGAATAGTCTCAATGCACTTGAGGTGGGTTTGCTTAACTTTAAAGACCACGATTTTAGTGTCACGATCCCTGTCTGTGGCGATCGCCAGTTACGGTCGCTAACGACGCTGTTTAATGAATCCGCCGAAACCTTAAGGCGGGAGCGTCAGTATATCTATCAACGCGAGTTGCTGCTCGATAAGGTCATACAAAGCTCGTCTAATGTGATGTTGTTGCTCGATGATAAACAGAGAGTCATTTACGCTAACGATGCCGCCCGACATCTGTTTAATCAAGGCCATCATATTGAGGGTTTTGCACTGCCAGACTTAATAAAGCAAGTCAGTGCTGAACTGTCTGCTGCCCTTAATAAACCTAAAGATGGCCTGTTTACTCTCTCTGTGGAGGGACAAGATGAGGATGATACTTGGCACCTGTCTCGTGGCCAATTTATGTTAAATGGTCAGTATCATCATCTGTTACTGCTTAAACAGATGACCCATGAACTTAACCGTCAAGAGGTCGCGGTGTGGAAAAAAGTGATACGTATTATTAGCCATGAGCTGAATAACTCAGTGGCCCCCATCGCCTCTATGGTGAACTCTGGGCGCATGCTTACTCAAGATTTAAATGATCCTAAGCTTAAGATGATCTTTGATACTATTGAAGATAGAAGCCGTCATTTAAGTCTGTTTATCTCCAACTACGCTCGCTTTGCTAAACTGCCTCAACCTAAAAAAGACCAAGTAAACTGGCGTAAACTTGTGGACCAACTCGGTCAGCATTATCAGTTTACGCTTGTTGGAGAACTGCCCGATGAAGATGGAGAATTTGATCTGATCCAGATGGAGCAAGTGCTATTGAACTTGCTTAAAAATGCTCATGAGTCGGGTTCTGAATCTAATGGGGTGACATTAACCATCGAGCCCTCGAGTTTATTCGATGGGAGAAACACAGGTAAGGTTAGATCGTTAGATAACGAAGGAAAAGTGTACCAAGGCACCGTTATCGAAGTGAAAGATAGAGGGGCTGGTATGTCGGTCGATGTGCTTAAGCAAGCTTTACTGCCTTTTTACTCCACCAAGCAATCTGGCACAGGCCTTGGCTTACCCCTATGTAGAGAGATTATCGAGGCCCACGATGGCAGAATTAGTCTACATAATCGCGATAGCGGCGGGCTGTGTGTCAGGGTCTTTTTACCTTAATGTTTATGGGTAGATAATTTTTTAGAATAAAGGGTATTAAACGATGAAATATTTTGCCTATGGCTCAAATATGTCGATTGCCAGATTGAGACAGCGAACCCCCAGTGCCAAACGCATTGGTACTTTCATGCTCACAGGGCATGAGCTTAGGTTTCATCAACTTAGCAAAGATGGTTCAGGCAAATGCGATGCATATCAAACTGATAATCCACAATCCCAAGTATTTGGTGCCCTTTTCGACATAGATGAAAAGGAGAAGCCTGCCCTAGATCTCGCCGAGAGTCTGGGAGTAGGTTATGGTGAGAAAGTCGTTAAGATCGTGAGTGCGTCAGGTGAAGTGCATGAAGCGATAACCTACTACGGCCTCAATACAGCACCATCACTCAAGCCTTTCTCATGGTATCTCAATCACGTCGTTATTGGCGCACATGAGAGCCAAGTGCCAGCGCCATACCTTAAGCTTATTGAGGCAACTGAGAGCATCGAAGATGAAGATACTCTTCGGGACAAACTCGAGCGGGCAATGTATTAAGCAGGGCGGTCTTGTCATCGAAATTGTATGAGATGGAGTGATATTAAATTATGTATGTTGGTAAATGTCTTTGTGGTGAGATATCCATAAGAATAAAAGGATCCATAAGCGATATTATTCATTGTCATTGTTCTTTGTGTCGAAAAAATAGTGGAACGGCATATGCGACAAACGGTTTCATTAATAGTGCAGACTTTGAGATTCTAACTGGTGCTAAAAACTTAACTTCTTTTTCGTTTAAACCTGGTCGTAATAGACATTTTTGTAGTGAATGTGGTTCACCCGTTTTTAGCTCAAATGAGGAAGACCCAAACAGGCTTAGAATACGTTTAGGGATATTGGACTCAGATATAACAGAGAGACCTATATCTCATAATTTTGTTACATCTAAAGCTAACTGGGAAGAGCTAGATGCTAACTTACCCAAGTATGAAAATTTTGAGCCTAACCGAAAATAATTTATGTCATGCTTTAAAGTTAATCCTTCTTTTGATAGAGAGATTGAGATGAGTAAACCTATCCAACAAAACATCGGAAGTGTCGCTTTAGTTGTTGAAAATTATGATGATGAAATTGAGTTTTACACTAATAAATTACAATTTGAGCTTATCGAAGACTTAGACTTAGACTTAGACTTAGACTTAGATTTAGGTGAAGGTAAACGTTGGGTTTTAATCGCTCCGCCAAATTCTACCGGGACTGATCTACTGTTGGCCCAAGCGAGTAACGAAGAGCAGAAACTCTCTATAGGTAATCAAGCCGGTGGCCGTGTTTTTCTTTTCTTGCACACTAACGATTTTTGGCGCGATTACGAAAACATGAAAAGTAAAGGCGTTGAGTTCACTGAAGAGCCTAGCACTGAAGGGTATGGCATGGTTGTCGTTTTTAAAGACTTGTATGGCACTAAATGGGATCTGCTGCAGTTAACGAGATCATAATATGAACATGAGGGCATTTTCGCATTTAAAGAAGTGCTGCAAGAGAACAAAGCGAATCAGTCTTAAAAGCTTTTTAATACTTGTGGTGCAGCAAGTGAATAGAGCCTTGTTAGCTGTAGAACTAGTGACTGCTTATCTTGAGTAAATCCAAATCGAAGAGGTAAACATCCAAGTGTGAATGCGGCTGTGGCCTTCCAAAACAGGGATGTTTTGGTAGAGGCTATAGGGACTACTTGTGCCGTGTCACAGCAGTATTTACATATTCGGCGAGCCGCAGGCTATAGATAAAAATGAAGTCATGGCTACGAACAATCGATCATATGAGATAAACGTTAGATAAGAATACTTAAAACTTGTTATTCGACAAGTCAGCAACTTTGGTTAGGAAAGAGCCTTAAATCCCCTAGATACTAAACATTCAGTAGGGGATATGGTAAACAGGTGTATCCCATTTAGATTATTAAATGAAAGCGGACAAGGAAGTATATGAAAACCAATGCTCAACTAGACAACTACATCAGGGTGATGGACTGCGTTTGTGATTATATCTATGCAAATTTAGATAAATAACTCACAGTCGAGCATTTGAGCCAGTTTGCGGGATTTTCTAAATTTCACTTCCATCGTCAGTTTTCAGATTATCTTGGTATTGGTATCGCTAAATACATTCAGCTTTTGCGATTAAAAAGAGCCTCTTACCGGCTCTGTTTTGATCATGATGCTAAGATTATCGATATTGCGTTAGACGCTAAATTTGATTATCCAGAGTCTTTCGCTCGGGCATTAATACCAATCGGTATAAGACAGTGATCTACTCAGAGTTTTTTTGGCAAACTAATTCAAGGCGAATGAATGACAGAATGGTTATTTCCTTGTGAGTTAATTCAACGCAGAAGTAGGCAGCCAAAAACACTCCTTACAGGCGAGTTTTAGCGCATCCGATGCGGTGTTAACGAGCTTAAACGTAGAACAACTATGTTCCTCACTCGTTGCCTTGCCTCAGAAGCGCTAAACTCTCGCTGAGCGATCACATCTTTATACCGATTGGTATAAGAAAGCGTTCGATCAATCTCCTACTGAATTTCGTCGCCAACCAAAATGGTTGGAATGGAATGAGAAATATCAATTTGGAGTGAATAAAATGGGTAAAGAACAAACCGTCGAGCTGGTGAATTTTGCAGAAACAAAAATAGCGGCTTTTGAGCACAGAGGGCCACCGGAATTAGCCAATGAGTCTGCGGCTAAGTTTATCGCTTGGCGTAAACAAACTGGGTTATCACCAGTGACTAAGAGTCAGACTTTTGGGGTGATCTATGAAGATCCTAAATCGGTATCAGGTGATGATTTCAGGTTTGATATTTGTGGTTCAGTGTTCGATGAAGTGCCAGAAAATACTCATGGCGTGATCAATCGAACTATCCCCCAAGGGCGCTGTGCTGTGATCCGTCATCATGGCTCCCACGATGATCTCGATGCCAAAGTGCACTATCTCTACGGTCAGTGGCTGCCACAAAGTGAGGAGTTACTAAGAGATTCCCCCTGTTTTTTCCATTATCAAAACTTCTTCCCAGAAGTGGCTGAGCATGAACTTATCACTGATATCTATCTGCCTCTGATTTGAGGTGTAATGGTCGATACCATTAACTTTACCTAATGCTACAAAGTCAGTGAACTTTCACTGTTGAGTGTCTGCAATATATTTTGCAGGGACTCCATTTGCTGTGTTGATAATGGCTCGAACATTTGCTCATAACATTGGTTTACATCACTTTCCAACTTGGCATGTAGTGCTTTACCTTTGCTACTGCTGATGATGAGTATTTTTCTTCTGTCTTTTGGGTGGGGTCGACGATACACCAAACTGTCATTAACAAGTTTATCAACCACTTTAGTCAGGGTTGAATCGTTAGTGTGGGTGAGCTGCGACAGATCTTTCATGCTCAGACCTTCGTTAGCTTCAATAAGGTTGGTGAGTATTCGCCACTGCACGTTACCAAGCGATTTTTTTCTTTGTTGTAAAGCCAACTCCAGTTTTTTATCTAGAAGACGTTCATTTTGAACTAAAAGTTTCGCTAGTTCTGACTTTAAATTATTTGCAGTAGGACTCATCTATTGACCCTTACACTCTGAGGTTAACTTCATAATAAGATATTCTACATCTGGAATAAATTATAAAGGATTATAATTTATTGAACAATAGTAAATAATCCCATAGAGTATGTAAAATGAACAGTTTTGGTATGGGTGAGCAGCACTATTTACTGGGCAATTGATATTCTCTTTTAGCTATGGCGGTATACTTTGAATGAAAAAGTGAGTGATAGAACCGTCAAGATTGGTGTGTTGTTGCCATTTAGTGGGCCAATCGGTCTTTGGGGCAACTCGTGTGAAGCTTGCTCTATACTGGCCGCAGCGGAACTCAATAGCTATCGAGGTATACTCGATTGTAAAGTTGAGCTTGAGTTTATTGATGCCAGTGTAGCGCCTAGTGCAGTAGCCAAAGAGATCTCTGCCAAGGTTAATTCCGGTCAATTATCTGCATTGGTCGGAACCCACACCAGTGATATACGTAAAGAGGTTGCTCATGCCATTAAAGGTCGAGTCCCCTACATTTACACCCCTATGTATGAAGGCGGTGATCAATGCACGGGTATGTTTCTTACCGGACTGACCACTGAGCAAAGTGTGTTGCCTACGTTAGAGTGGCTGTGCACTAATGTAAAATCTCAACGTTGGTTTTTTGTAGGCAGTGACTATATTTGGCCTGCAAAAACTCACGCTTCAGCTATCGACTTTCTTCATTCTAGACATCGAAAAGTCGTTGCTAATGAGCTTCTACCACTCAATTGTAAAGATTTTTCCAGCACGCTTGATCATATTGAACAGCAAAAGCCAGATGTTGTTTTTATTAATTTGCTTGGTGAAGGTTCGATTGATTTTAATCGACAATTTGCCCAACGGGGGTTAGATAGCCAAATTATCCGATATTGTGGTGCGATTGAAGAAAACATGCTTTATGGGATTGGTAATGAAAATAGTCACAATCTCTTTTCTTCAATGGGGTATTTCGAAGGCTTAGATACCAATGAAGCCAAAAATTTTAATAAGCTTTACTATAATAATTTTGGCGAGCTGGCACCTGGACTGAATCAGATAAGCGTCTCAAGTTATGAAGGTATTATGTTACTTGCCGATCTAGCACAGAGAAGCCAATCCTTATTGACTAACGATATTGAAAAAACGTCTATGTCAGCGGTTAATTTTCATAGTCCCAGAGGTGAAATAACCTTGTTAAATAAAAATGTACAGGCAGATGTGTTTATTGTTCAAGCAAAAGACAATGGCTTTATTCCTCTGCATCGTGTCGGTTATTAGCCACGCTTCTGTTCTTTCTCTTTAGCTATGCTTTTCCAATTGAAATAACTGAAAAAATACCGTTAATTACTGCTTAACGGTATTTAATATTGCTTGGTATAACGAGTTTTTAAAATTGCATTTCAAATGTTGCACCATAAGTAGAGGGAGCGCCGTAACCACGAAGTAACCAACCAAATGCTGGAAGATCATTGAGGTAAGTAACGTATTGAGTATCTGTTATATTTTTCCCCCATAACGATATACGCCAATCATTTTCGGTCGATTCAAGCGTAATGCGTGCATTGACGATCCAATAATCATCAATTAAATTACTTGGTTGATTATTTACTTCGAGATACTGCTCATCTCTCCAACTCCAATCACTGGCAAAAATCAGATCATAACCATCGTTTAGCTCCCATACATACCGTGCTTGTCCGTTGTAAGTGTATTTGGGGTTAAAAGCTGGGCGGTTTCCTTGTAGTTGAACTTCACCAACTCCTGTTTGTAATGTGAGCTCGCTTTTCAATTCAGCATCGACCCAACCCACACCAGAGCTTAGTTTTAAACCATCAATTGGCACCCATTGCAGATCGAGTTCAGCTCCGATAGTCGCAATTTCAGCGGCGTTAATCGTAATGGGGACCGGGGAGTTAGGTGCATCAACATCAATGTGGCCATTTTGAAAATCATAGCGGAAAACAGCACCGTTGAATTGTAAGCTTCTATTGGCTAAGGTTGTTTTAAATCCAATTTCATAAGCGGTTATCTCTTCGGGCTCTAAACTGGTCAGTTCATCTTGAGTCGCTGCAAACGCAACACTGTAGCCCCCACTTCTGAATCCTGTAGAGATAGAACCGTAATAAAGTACATCTTCTTGAGGTGTCCACTCTAATCCGGCTTTAAAGGTGACGTTTTCATCAGTTCGTAGGCCACCATCGCTAAGGTCTGCTGCGGTAGAGGCAATACCTGTGATGATGACAGGTTGCTCTTCACCCTTGATTGATTGCAGTCCTTCTCCTTTATAAGTTCCGCCTGTCAGATTGGTTTGTTCCCAACTGTAGCGAACACCACTAATTAATCTTAAGTCCTCTGTTAATTTATTCTCTATGTGTGCAAAAAGGGCTAGGGCATCCACTTTTTGATTGTATTTTGAGTAATTATTGAGCCCGTTAAAAGGTAAGTATGCTGTTAAATAATCAGCGTTATCAAAGTCGTCATGTTCATAGAATAATCCGACAATGTAGTTCCAGTCGTTATGATCAAAGTCTGATGACAACCTGAATTCTTGAGTAAACTGCTTAAATTCGGTAAACCAATAAACTTCAACAGAGGTCACTGGACTGCCATCAGAATCCTCGT is from Shewanella sp. MTB7 and encodes:
- a CDS encoding ABC transporter permease, with the translated sequence MFFYYLDLAWRSIKKTPFLSLLMVLAISIGIGITITTLNVYQLMSENPAGDRSDKLMAVQLWSQGKDAWKEFNAQVTYQDAYNLRKSDVPVRQTAMFVTGLALQTEDPDFVPLLESVRVTDSDFFDMFSVPFLYGKAWDKGVDTEAAYQVVINEALNKQLFSGEDSIGKTLYLDSKPYQIVGVTKIWNPSPIYYDLTTGGFKDSTQLFVPFSLAPLEEYQSWGNNQSWKRESMNNYSQRLSSEMHWVQFWAEVKDDKQRDEYAQWLQRYVEQQQLLGRFESPEAAAQLSNVEQWLALNEVVPEDNKILVGLSVLFLVVCLVNMLGLLLAKFLKRAPEVGVRRAIGASRSQIFSQHMVEVGLIGFGGGLLGLLWAWGSLSMLSAHFDLEDSLTQLDLMMWVLAPSIAILAALIAGVYPAWRICSTNPSVHLKSQ
- a CDS encoding ABC transporter permease → MLQIKPILSTLMRNKSGPILLLIQIILSVAIVANASFIISERIALMDRDSGTAEEQVFDFRLYSFDTNIDLESQIQRDIRAVRDLPGVIDASTTSMVPLSGGGWSSGYTVGSSKETAKDTENAAIYYGDEHMLNSLGVELIEGRNFYEEEILTGSPDLATHGIVSKAFAKASWGDEPAIGQIMYAGDFGDMPIKIIGVVDKLQGAWVNSSYLDNSVILNIRLVNVFTKVLVRAEVGTLAQLKEAIPAALHKDNRNRVIEGFTLISEHRKRVYRNHELMATVLSMMVVLLLLITSLGLAGMVMFNIERRTKQIGTRRALGAKKRDIISFFLVENYIICLAGGVIGGLVAIQLGQQLMTVYSLPKLELIYPIATIIGLLLLTTVAVILPARKAAKISPAIATRSV
- a CDS encoding sigma-54-dependent transcriptional regulator — protein: MDTILIVDDNQAVCNALALMLELNGFNTLTCLSPEVALELISLHEVSLVVQDMNFTQDTTSGEEGKTLFYALREIQPLLPIVLLTAWTQLEIAVELVKEGAADYMGKPWDDTKLITSINNLISIYTLSKANTQLARVDNDRMSVIKGADLCGIVFGSGAMQRCVDLALQIARSDVSVLITGPNGAGKDKLADIIHANSSLKNKPFIKVNVGALPMDLLEAELFGAEAGAFTGANKTRIGRFEAADGGSLFLDEIGNLPLSGQVKLLRVLQTGEFERLGSHQTRKVNVRVLSATNADLAEAIREGRFREDLFYRLNVIELELVPLNQRQDDIFPLIDLFIGKDFTLNKQAQQALMAHGWPGNVRELENACKRAVILATTSVLTPADFGLSLAISVDLPQVAGGRTRSVDEQVACAQPYVDQPKPVDASHTDRQHLASNRVELDKGNIEAAIAEHGGVIARVAKSLGLSRQALYRRMEKFGIDK
- a CDS encoding sensor histidine kinase encodes the protein MMTPFMRFFITLASHFSLRAKLIMGAVLASQIGTGLSLLFVMELIQPQTFIATSTFVFVIIFMLAALCAAVITHFITRTLANSLNALEVGLLNFKDHDFSVTIPVCGDRQLRSLTTLFNESAETLRRERQYIYQRELLLDKVIQSSSNVMLLLDDKQRVIYANDAARHLFNQGHHIEGFALPDLIKQVSAELSAALNKPKDGLFTLSVEGQDEDDTWHLSRGQFMLNGQYHHLLLLKQMTHELNRQEVAVWKKVIRIISHELNNSVAPIASMVNSGRMLTQDLNDPKLKMIFDTIEDRSRHLSLFISNYARFAKLPQPKKDQVNWRKLVDQLGQHYQFTLVGELPDEDGEFDLIQMEQVLLNLLKNAHESGSESNGVTLTIEPSSLFDGRNTGKVRSLDNEGKVYQGTVIEVKDRGAGMSVDVLKQALLPFYSTKQSGTGLGLPLCREIIEAHDGRISLHNRDSGGLCVRVFLP
- a CDS encoding gamma-glutamylcyclotransferase family protein, encoding MKYFAYGSNMSIARLRQRTPSAKRIGTFMLTGHELRFHQLSKDGSGKCDAYQTDNPQSQVFGALFDIDEKEKPALDLAESLGVGYGEKVVKIVSASGEVHEAITYYGLNTAPSLKPFSWYLNHVVIGAHESQVPAPYLKLIEATESIEDEDTLRDKLERAMY
- a CDS encoding GFA family protein, which produces MYVGKCLCGEISIRIKGSISDIIHCHCSLCRKNSGTAYATNGFINSADFEILTGAKNLTSFSFKPGRNRHFCSECGSPVFSSNEEDPNRLRIRLGILDSDITERPISHNFVTSKANWEELDANLPKYENFEPNRK
- a CDS encoding VOC family protein, whose product is MSKPIQQNIGSVALVVENYDDEIEFYTNKLQFELIEDLDLDLDLDLDLGEGKRWVLIAPPNSTGTDLLLAQASNEEQKLSIGNQAGGRVFLFLHTNDFWRDYENMKSKGVEFTEEPSTEGYGMVVVFKDLYGTKWDLLQLTRS
- a CDS encoding helix-turn-helix domain-containing protein, producing MSQFAGFSKFHFHRQFSDYLGIGIAKYIQLLRLKRASYRLCFDHDAKIIDIALDAKFDYPESFARALIPIGIRQ
- a CDS encoding AraC family transcriptional regulator, which produces MGKEQTVELVNFAETKIAAFEHRGPPELANESAAKFIAWRKQTGLSPVTKSQTFGVIYEDPKSVSGDDFRFDICGSVFDEVPENTHGVINRTIPQGRCAVIRHHGSHDDLDAKVHYLYGQWLPQSEELLRDSPCFFHYQNFFPEVAEHELITDIYLPLI
- a CDS encoding MarR family winged helix-turn-helix transcriptional regulator, which produces MSPTANNLKSELAKLLVQNERLLDKKLELALQQRKKSLGNVQWRILTNLIEANEGLSMKDLSQLTHTNDSTLTKVVDKLVNDSLVYRRPHPKDRRKILIISSSKGKALHAKLESDVNQCYEQMFEPLSTQQMESLQNILQTLNSESSLTL
- a CDS encoding substrate-binding domain-containing protein gives rise to the protein MNEKVSDRTVKIGVLLPFSGPIGLWGNSCEACSILAAAELNSYRGILDCKVELEFIDASVAPSAVAKEISAKVNSGQLSALVGTHTSDIRKEVAHAIKGRVPYIYTPMYEGGDQCTGMFLTGLTTEQSVLPTLEWLCTNVKSQRWFFVGSDYIWPAKTHASAIDFLHSRHRKVVANELLPLNCKDFSSTLDHIEQQKPDVVFINLLGEGSIDFNRQFAQRGLDSQIIRYCGAIEENMLYGIGNENSHNLFSSMGYFEGLDTNEAKNFNKLYYNNFGELAPGLNQISVSSYEGIMLLADLAQRSQSLLTNDIEKTSMSAVNFHSPRGEITLLNKNVQADVFIVQAKDNGFIPLHRVGY
- a CDS encoding TonB-dependent receptor codes for the protein MNRLINITLIISMSFAIFPVLSNDAEIEVIEVRAQKRVQPLQKVGITMAAFGEDQLKELGVTDVVNVAANVSNVQVNYGLGNNFFNIRGLGLNEFTSNLDAPVAVHVDEVYMSKGFMTGMTLFDIEHVEVLKGPQGDLFGRNTTGGAVNFFTNKPTSYFEAGVSVGYDNYDTFTTENFISGPLSENLSGRLSMYMTEQGEGYYYNTTRQDDEGAVKEKAIRGQLLWENDEGTSALLSMHYGKDKSELHPYEGVGNTLPDGSGFCPEYLNGTVQGDNANCLRGLDLIFNPGQDVSQYYPGEDDPYITQNNLSFTVDNESLGGLVRVEHQLDDSIFSSITAYEQFSQDQHEDSDGSPVTSVEVYWFTEFKQFTQEFRLSSDFDHNDWNYIVGLFYEHDDFDNADYLTAYLPFNGLNNYSKYNQKVDALALFAHIENKLTEDLRLISGVRYSWEQTNLTGGTYKGEGLQSIKGEEQPVIITGIASTAADLSDGGLRTDENVTFKAGLEWTPQEDVLYYGSISTGFRSGGYSVAFAATQDELTSLEPEEITAYEIGFKTTLANRSLQFNGAVFRYDFQNGHIDVDAPNSPVPITINAAEIATIGAELDLQWVPIDGLKLSSGVGWVDAELKSELTLQTGVGEVQLQGNRPAFNPKYTYNGQARYVWELNDGYDLIFASDWSWRDEQYLEVNNQPSNLIDDYWIVNARITLESTENDWRISLWGKNITDTQYVTYLNDLPAFGWLLRGYGAPSTYGATFEMQF